In a single window of the Bradyrhizobium erythrophlei genome:
- a CDS encoding PHA/PHB synthase family protein, which yields MTDSKMAAPLDPAVLAERFQTLATKSQAAAQGFLVDRPDVANIGMGDPAKIGQAFFELTTRLAADPRPIARAQLELWEQSVSLWTRTLRHLLGGEPPPVGAPDKRFKHPEWAENAVFSYIRDSYLLSARAILSAVRGVKGLDEETSRKVEFYTKQFVDALAPSNFAATNPEVLSKTFETGGENLLSGLTNLLNDLQRGKGRLSVTMTDMNAFRLGENIATTPGKVVFQNEMIQLIQYTPTTEQVFQTPLLIIPPWINKFYVLDLQPKNSFIRWCVEQGHTVFVISWINPDARLRDKSFEHYMLEGAIAAMAAVEKATGERAVNCVGYCLGGTLLASTLAYQAAKGDDRVRSATYFVTLVDFVESGDMSVFIDTEQLAALEARMNEKGYLDAQDMATSFNMLRANDLIWSFVVGNYLLGKEPVPFDLLYWNSDATRMPAAMHSFYLRNMYQENNLAKPGGITLDGTPIDLRKITTPSFILGTKEDHIAPWKSAYRATQFYAGPVEFVLSASGHMAGVISAPGSKYGHWTNSWNPATAEEWFKTATERRSSWWPHWNEWVVRFSGGQVAARTAGEGLSVIEDAPGSYVRVRSDA from the coding sequence GCTGACAACCAGGCTCGCGGCCGATCCACGACCGATCGCGCGCGCGCAACTCGAGCTTTGGGAGCAGAGCGTCAGCCTGTGGACGCGGACATTGCGACATCTGCTCGGCGGCGAGCCACCGCCGGTGGGCGCACCGGACAAACGCTTCAAACACCCTGAATGGGCCGAGAACGCTGTATTTAGCTATATCCGCGACAGTTATCTTCTTTCCGCTCGTGCTATCCTCTCTGCCGTCCGAGGCGTCAAGGGGCTTGATGAGGAGACATCCAGGAAGGTCGAATTCTATACGAAGCAATTCGTCGATGCGTTGGCGCCCTCCAATTTTGCAGCGACAAACCCTGAAGTGTTATCGAAGACGTTTGAGACAGGCGGTGAGAACCTGCTCAGCGGCCTGACGAATTTGCTTAACGACCTGCAGCGCGGAAAGGGCCGCCTCAGCGTTACTATGACGGATATGAATGCGTTCCGGCTCGGCGAAAATATTGCGACGACGCCGGGCAAGGTCGTTTTCCAGAACGAAATGATTCAACTCATCCAGTACACCCCGACGACAGAGCAAGTATTTCAAACGCCTCTGTTGATCATTCCACCGTGGATCAACAAATTCTACGTCCTCGATCTCCAGCCAAAGAATTCGTTCATCCGCTGGTGTGTCGAGCAGGGGCACACGGTCTTCGTGATTTCATGGATCAATCCGGACGCACGTCTGCGAGACAAGAGCTTCGAGCACTACATGCTTGAGGGCGCCATCGCGGCGATGGCGGCAGTCGAGAAAGCCACTGGCGAGCGTGCGGTGAATTGCGTCGGATATTGTCTTGGCGGAACGCTGCTCGCATCGACGCTCGCTTATCAGGCAGCCAAAGGCGACGATCGCGTCAGGAGCGCGACCTACTTCGTCACGCTCGTCGATTTCGTGGAGTCCGGCGACATGTCGGTCTTCATCGACACCGAGCAACTTGCGGCGCTCGAAGCGCGCATGAACGAGAAGGGCTACCTTGATGCGCAGGACATGGCGACCTCATTCAACATGTTGCGCGCGAATGATCTCATCTGGTCGTTTGTCGTAGGCAACTATCTGCTCGGCAAGGAGCCGGTTCCATTTGATCTTTTGTATTGGAATTCAGATGCGACGCGCATGCCTGCGGCAATGCACTCGTTCTACCTGCGCAACATGTATCAGGAAAATAATCTGGCCAAGCCTGGAGGCATCACTCTCGATGGCACGCCAATCGATCTGCGGAAAATCACAACGCCGTCCTTTATTCTCGGTACAAAGGAAGATCACATCGCACCCTGGAAATCCGCTTATCGGGCAACGCAATTCTATGCTGGTCCGGTTGAGTTTGTGTTGTCAGCGTCAGGCCACATGGCCGGTGTGATTAGTGCACCCGGTTCAAAATATGGCCACTGGACGAATTCGTGGAATCCCGCGACGGCCGAGGAATGGTTCAAAACTGCGACCGAGCGCCGGAGTTCGTGGTGGCCTCACTGGAACGAGTGGGTGGTGAGGTTCTCAGGTGGACAAGTTGCGGCCCGAACGGCCGGCGAGGGCTTGTCGGTCATCGAAGACGCTCCGGGATCCTATGTAAGGGTTCGCTCTGACGCATAG